In Adhaeribacter swui, the genomic window GCAGATCATTACCAAAACAGCCCAAGATAAGGGTATATCTTTAGCTGACATAAAGGAGGAACAACACTTACCGGCCATCCAAAATAATATTGTTCGCACTATCAACGAAATTACAGAGGTGGGAGGATTTGATTTTGGGATGGTGGTAATGAAGTACTATGAAGGTTATATTAAGGATGATGAGCAACTGAGGAGAAGCGCTCTCAAATGGTTAAAAGGCGAGTATCGGACAAAGACCGAAGCTCGCCAAGATTTAGGGGTTCGTGAAATTATCCATGACCTGAATTACTATGACATGCTGAAGAATTTTTGTAAACTTTTTGTAAGCATGGGGTACAGCGGATTTATGATCAACCTAGATGAGGCTATTAATTTATACAAAATATCTACTACCGTTATTCGGGAGAAAAACTATGAAAAGATACTAACTATTTACAATGATTGTTTTCAAGGAAAGGTTAGCAATTTCTTTATCAATTTCGCGGGTACTCAGGAAGTGCTCGAGAATGAGCGCCGAGGTTTATTTAGCTATCATGCTCTCAAGTCACGACTGGGGACAAACAAATTTGAAACGTTGGAAGTACGAGACTTTTCGCAGCCAGTAATTCGGCTTTTACCACTTAACCACAATGAGATCTTTGTATTGCTAAAAAAGTTAAAAGCCATATTTGACTTTAATTACAAAGTTCAATTAAATATTACAGATGAGGAGATTCAGCTCTTCATGGAAGAGATCTTCAATAAACCAGGGGCCAGCGAATTCCTAACGCCTCGAGAGGTTATTCGAGATTTCTTAAACATTCTAAGTATTATCCGGCAAAATCCCGGTATCAATAAGCAGCAATTGTTCGGAGAAATCGAAATTAGAGACGAGCGCCCAGGTGAGTCAGCTGTAGACAGTTTGGTAGATAGTATAGAGGTACTTTAATGGCTTTCGAGCTTCTATCTGAGCCCATCCGTAGGTATGTGCGCGATAAGCGTTGGGAATCATTACGACCTATTCAGGGAGCAGCAATCCAACACATTCTCTCTACTGATGCTAATTTTATTTTAGCTTCTCGGACTGCTTCTGGTAAGACAGAGGCGGCCTTTTTGCCTATTCTTTCAAAAGTAAACTTTAAGGAGCCGGGTGTTCAAGTGCTATACATCTCTCCCCTGATTGCTTTGATTAACGATCAGTTCTATCGCATTGAGGAGCTATGCCGGAACTTGGATGTAAAGGTTACTAAGTGGCATGGAGAGGCTAATCGGACGGATAAGAAAAAACTAGTGCAAACACCGGAGGGAATAGTATTAATTACACCGGAATCTATAGAAGCAATGTTTGTTAATGCTCCTTACAGCATCAAGGCCTTATTCTCCAACCTAAAGTATATTGTAATCGACGAGATTCACTCCTTTCTGGGAACTGATCGAGGTATTCACCTGAAGTCCATTCTTTCTCGCTTAAGTAAAGTAAATAAAACTAAATTTTACATAGTTGGTTTATCCGCTACAATTGGCGACTATGCGGAAGCTAAGCGATTTACTGGAGACGAGAATAATACGAAAGTGCTGCGAGACAATACCTCAAAGGAAATGCTTACCACTTTTCGACACTATCCTTCCTCCACATCAGAACTGCCTTTAGAATTAATAAAAGACCTTTATAAGCAAACCTGCAATCACAAAGTACTTATTTTTCCTAATAGTCGGGGTAAGGCTGAAGAGATAGCCGTAAAACTTAAACGTATTGCGGAGAAGGTCAATGGACACCCCCATTACTTTTCGCATCACTCCTCGGTAGATAAAGAAGTACGTGAATATGTCGAGCATTTTGCCAAACATAACCAGCGTCAAAACTTCTGTATTGCTTGCACATCCACCCTCGAGCTAGGTATTGATATTGGATCAGTTGACAAGGTGGTGCAGGTAGATGCGACTAATTCCATAGCTTCTCTGATTCAACGGGTGGGAAGAAGTGGCCGGCGAGAGGGTGAGCAAAGCCAACTCCTACTTTATACAACTGATAAGTGGGGTTTATTGCAATCGTTGGCATGTTGGCTGTTGTACCAAGAGGGTTATATTGAGCCCATACGCACCGCAGATAAGCCATTCGACTTGGTATTGCACCAAATGCTTTCCACTGTTAAAGAACTGTCGGGCTGTACAAAGGAAGATCTAATCAGGCGATTATTAGATAACTATGCTTTTACGGCTATACTAGAAGCGGACCTTCAAGAAATCCTTCAGGAATTAGTTCAACATGATTGGCTGGAAGTGCTGCATCGTGAGGTGATCATTGGCGTGGAAGGCGAAAGAATTGTTGATTCGAGAGATTTTTACAGTGTATTCAAAACGGAACCGAGCTTTAAAGTTATAAATGCCGGTAAAACAATAGGTGAAATACCCTTTTCCCAACAAATACGCGAAGATGAGAATATTCTTTTGGCGGCTAAAATCTGGAAAATAAACTATGTAGATTTTAAATCGAAGAAAATCGAAGTGGCACCCACTGCTGATGGGAAGAAGCCCCTTTTCTTCGGCAATGCAGGCACTGTGGATGTTAAGGTCCGGGAGAAGATGTTACAGATCCTCATCTCTGAAATAACTTATCCTGAACTAGATGAGCCAGGCCAAGATTTGATTGCCGAACTACGTAGAGATTTTTCAGTTTTCTCTATTAAAGATATTAGTATAGAACGGCCAGTGCTGAAGGAAGATAATCAAGTTATCCTATTTACATTCAGCAGTACGAAGGTTAATAGGAGTTTAGTTTTTCTTCTGAATTGCCTGGATTTAAAATACGAACATAACGAACAGAATAGCAGCCTTACACTTTATATGAAAACTTCCTTATTACCGGACTTATTTGAACAAATGTTGCTCTTCATAATAGATATAAACTACCATTTAGAACAAGCTATAGATCAAAATGAGTCTTTGCTGGACTTTTCAAAATGGGGAACTATACTTCCAATTAAACTAAAAAGTGCTATTCTTAAAGAGAGATACTATGACTTTGAAGCAACAGAACAATGGTTAAGAAGTATGAAGCTATTGAGTAATTAGAGTACGACTGCTGAAACTATGGCTAACTTTACAAGCCAATTGATAAGTATTTACATAAAACACCTAGCATTAGGATGTTCCTTCTTTTAATGTTGGATTTACATGAAATGCTTCTCCGGCAACATCAACTGCCCAAGTTATATTATCTTTAATGCTAGCTCTATATCGTACTTGGCCAAAAGAAAAACTAATTTCCTTTACTTTAGCCCCAAAATGATCAAGTAATCTTTCTATTCTTCTATCTTTTTTCTTTCTTCTTAGATCAATATTTGGAGAAGTTATATAGAGTGAATCTGATAATTCCGAATATAAGCTTAACATTTTAGCGTTAGGTAACTTAGTATTACGATTCCATGGAGTAATTCCCGTTTTAGGGTTATTAGCTACTAACTTTTTCCAAATATCATCAGAATAGCCATTGTCGGAGCCATGGTGGGGAATCTTAAATAAGGTCGCTTTCTCATCAATAAGTACCGTATTTGAAATAATATGTTTCCAACCAAGCCTTTCATCATTTCCAACTTCAAGATCTGCTCCTAAAATAGCTCTGTGACTTCCAGCCTTAACCAGTAAAACTATAGATCTAAAATTGGGAGAGGTATAAATAATTTTTTTATTAGCAGCTCCAAAATTATTCATTAACTCAGATATTTCTAAGTCAAATAGATGATTAGCATAATCTGATGGTGATAATGAAATTAGTTCAAGTGGAATGCCATCTATCCTTTCTGAAAATAGTACTCTATCTGATATAGCCTCTTTTAACTTATAACCTCTTTCTTTAGTTAATTTTATGCAAGCGCTATATTCGCTAGTTGATTGACTGTTAGAGGATTTCTTAGTATCTAAACTAACTAATCTCGCAAATTTTTGTTGATCAGTAGGTCTTGCAAATACAAGTTCAGCATTTTGGCACTTTTCAACTATATCTGATAATCCAAGAATATGATCATTATGCCAATGTGTAGCTATAATAAACTTTACATCATTCAAATTAACACCTACTGAAGTCAAGTAGGTTAAAGGAATATTTAGCTTCTTTGTAGGGTCAATACAAGAATCTATAACTATCCACTTATTCTGAGGAAAGTGAATAACAATACTTTCACCATAGCCACCACCTGTTCCAAACAAAGATATTTCAAGTATATCTGCATTAGGTTTATCTAATAGCATATATTAATCCCATTCTATCCCACTGTACAGATCGTCAGCCGCATCCATAGCTTCATCAAATTCTTGAACTTGCCATGGAGTTCTTTTAAATCTTATTAATGATTCACTTTTAATTTGACCATTATGCATTTCTTTTCCAATAGTCCAATAAAAAACTGCACCTAAACTTATAAGTTGTTTATCATCGGGGGAAATTTCATTAAAATCTAATTCTGTTTCTTCATCTGTACCCCCATTAGTTAAATCTTTTAACCTAGCAATAAAACTCGTCTCTTTTATAGATGTGATATAACCAACCCACTTTTGTGAAGCCCTTGAATAATTGACACCTGTACTTTTAATAGATGAATTTTCTTTTGGAAATGTCAATAGATGAAGTTCCCTCCCATCATTTTCTTCAGAAGAAATGCTAGAAATGTTTGCTGTGAGGTTCTTTTGCTGAATAGACTTAATTTTTTGTCGATGCTTTTCAACTTCCAAATTGACAACCTCTGAGAATAAGTCTTTTTCTTGAGACCTGACTCTTCCTAAAGCATAACTATCTGCTTTCCACTTATCCTTAGAATAGGAAGGTGCTATTGTTGAACTTTTTTCCATAAATATTCAGAAATATCATTAGCCATTGTTAAGGAAGAATCCCAAGAATCTTCTAAAATTTTAATAATCTCACCTTGAGTTCCTCTTTCTTGGTTCTTTAGAGAATAATGATCATTAAGATTTATTATTATACCATTTCTAGGTAATAAATCCGATGGTGTAATATTAACTCTATAATAACCATTATTATTATCCAATCTCTGGCTTTCAAGCACTTCAACATGTAATATCCTTGGATCTTTAAAAAATTCATTCCAATTGTTTAATGGAACTAATTTATCACCAAGATTAATATACTCTTTCTCTGTTAATTGATAATGTAAAAGGTGATTAATCCCTAATGCTCTTATAGGAGTTTCTTTCAAAAATGTTTTGAAAATACCTAAAACAAGGTCCCTAATAGCTTCTTGATAAGCCTCTTTTGAAGTTTGAATATAAAACCTATTGTCAGTTATTTCAAGTTCAGCCCAATCTAACCTATATCTTACAAGTTCTTTATGAATTAATTCTAGATTAACACTGTCTGCCTCATTCTCTCTAATTAATCCTTTGCTTGCTAGCCATGCTGGCTGAAATATAATAGGATTAAAATCACCTATTAATACTATGTTAGTTACTGAGATTTGAAGCTTTTCTTTAATATCCATTATTAATTTAAGACAAATAGCAAAATATATTAATTTTTAATTAAAAAATATAAATATATCTATAATATCATACGTTTTGTTTGTAATAAATTTAAATTCTATCTTAAATCTTAATGCATAATACTAATATTTGTAATATAATAAGTCAAATAGTCAAATGTATGCTATTTATTTATGATAATACAATACTTGAATGATTTAGTTATTAGACTAGTAGAATATTGTATAAATCTTATATATTTTAATTATCCAGAATCATTGAAGATAATTTTCTTTTTTCAAAAAAGAATTACTTCATAGTATCTAGCTTGTTAGAAAAACTAGGAAAAGATACAAACACCTATATCAACTTCTTTTGAAAATATAGTAAAAATTTTTATTAGGAAATTTTATTCCGTTTTACATGAGTTAAAGGGTGGTTCAGGGAAGTAAATAAACTCCTATCTTTACTTACGTTTAAAGTTTGCGATTTCATGCCTGAACAAATCACGCCTTATATCGAACAATTTTATGATGATGCCGAGATCTGGCCCATCATCAACGAGGCCAGTTATCTCCAGCAACAGTTCCAGGAACCGGATATTCTCCATAACACCGTTTGTGTCGTTTTGCCCATTGTTCGCCGGCAGCCAGGTTATGTTCTCCATCAATTCGATTTAGAGCTCTTCATTAAGCATCCGGAAAGCACGGACTTAGGCCAGCTCGAACTCTACCGCGTACGGGATTTCATCCGCCAAAAGGTAGACTTAGGTCCTCTCATGCAAGGAGTGCAGCAGATTACTG contains:
- a CDS encoding DEAD/DEAH box helicase; protein product: MAFELLSEPIRRYVRDKRWESLRPIQGAAIQHILSTDANFILASRTASGKTEAAFLPILSKVNFKEPGVQVLYISPLIALINDQFYRIEELCRNLDVKVTKWHGEANRTDKKKLVQTPEGIVLITPESIEAMFVNAPYSIKALFSNLKYIVIDEIHSFLGTDRGIHLKSILSRLSKVNKTKFYIVGLSATIGDYAEAKRFTGDENNTKVLRDNTSKEMLTTFRHYPSSTSELPLELIKDLYKQTCNHKVLIFPNSRGKAEEIAVKLKRIAEKVNGHPHYFSHHSSVDKEVREYVEHFAKHNQRQNFCIACTSTLELGIDIGSVDKVVQVDATNSIASLIQRVGRSGRREGEQSQLLLYTTDKWGLLQSLACWLLYQEGYIEPIRTADKPFDLVLHQMLSTVKELSGCTKEDLIRRLLDNYAFTAILEADLQEILQELVQHDWLEVLHREVIIGVEGERIVDSRDFYSVFKTEPSFKVINAGKTIGEIPFSQQIREDENILLAAKIWKINYVDFKSKKIEVAPTADGKKPLFFGNAGTVDVKVREKMLQILISEITYPELDEPGQDLIAELRRDFSVFSIKDISIERPVLKEDNQVILFTFSSTKVNRSLVFLLNCLDLKYEHNEQNSSLTLYMKTSLLPDLFEQMLLFIIDINYHLEQAIDQNESLLDFSKWGTILPIKLKSAILKERYYDFEATEQWLRSMKLLSN
- a CDS encoding MBL fold metallo-hydrolase; the encoded protein is MLLDKPNADILEISLFGTGGGYGESIVIHFPQNKWIVIDSCIDPTKKLNIPLTYLTSVGVNLNDVKFIIATHWHNDHILGLSDIVEKCQNAELVFARPTDQQKFARLVSLDTKKSSNSQSTSEYSACIKLTKERGYKLKEAISDRVLFSERIDGIPLELISLSPSDYANHLFDLEISELMNNFGAANKKIIYTSPNFRSIVLLVKAGSHRAILGADLEVGNDERLGWKHIISNTVLIDEKATLFKIPHHGSDNGYSDDIWKKLVANNPKTGITPWNRNTKLPNAKMLSLYSELSDSLYITSPNIDLRRKKKDRRIERLLDHFGAKVKEISFSFGQVRYRASIKDNITWAVDVAGEAFHVNPTLKEGTS